The Campylobacter concisus nucleotide sequence TTTGTCTTTTTTAGATTTAAACACAGTACCATTTTGGTAGCTTCTATTGCATTAAGCATCTTATTTTGGCTTTACGCTCCACTTATAGCTTTTAACGATGTATATAGCTTCGCTAGTATAAGTTCAAGAGTCACTATATTAATTGCATTTTGGGCAGTTATTTTATTTTTTGTTTTAATCAAGCCATTAATGCACTATCTAGCATCTCAAAAAGATGAAAAAAATAACAAGCTAAAAGAGATCAAAAAAGAGTCTATGGATAGTTTTGGTAAGGCAAAAAGAAATTTTATGCTCTCTTTGAAAGATGCCAAAACAACATGGAAAAAAGATATAAATTTCAAAAAATTACCTTTAATAATGATAATGGGTAACGAAGGTGCTGGAAAGAGCGCGTTTATAAACTATTCAAATATCGAATTTCCACTATCTGATAGTTTAGATACTTATAAAAAAATACATAAGAGTACAACAAACTTTAATCTTTACATTTCAAAATTTGGTGCACTTTTAGATACTGAGGGTATACATTTTGCACAAGAGAGCTTGTACCAGCCAACAGCTACCGAAGAGCTTCCTGAAGATGATGTGGATAAAAATAGGGATTACTTGCTTAAAAAAAGTATCTGGAGTGAATTTTTACACTTTTTAAAACGAAATGATTTTAACGCTAGATTAAGTGGCGCGGTTTTAATCATAGATACTAAAAAATTCCTCGAAGGCACGCAAGAATATTTTGATGAATTAATTAGATATATGATAAAAAGGGTTAATGACTGTGAGAAACATCTAAATATTAAATTCCCTATTTATATTGTTTTTAGCAAACTTGACTTAATAGATGGTATGGGAGATTATTTTAGGCTTTTCAATGAAGATGTGGCAAATAAAGCTCTAGGAATAAACTTAGATCCAAATTTCTCAAAACAATCACTAGAAACTGAACTAAAAAACCTAAGCGAGTCATTATTTAAACATCTCATGAGTAAGAATTCGATTTCACACCTCTTGGAAGATAAAAAACGCTCATATCTCTTTTTAAAACAACTTGACAATTTTTTTGCTTTAGTGAAAGATTTTGTAACAAAGCTAAGCTCTCAAAATGCACTTAAAAATAGCTCAACCATAAATGGAATTTATTTCGTCAGTGCTTACCAAGAAAATATACCTATAAACTACCTTACAAATACTATTTGCGATAGATATAACATTAAAAAACCACTTTTAAGAGCAGTAAATAACTATAGCAAACGAAGCTATTTTGTAAAATCATTTTTAAAAGAGATAGCTTTTAAAGCTAACTTAAATAAATTTGGTGCTCAAAATAGATTTACAAAATTTGTAAATTTTGTTTTAGTAGCCATACTTTGTGCTGGAGTATATTTGGGTTCTAGTTTTATTCTAGATACCAAAAATATAAAAGAGCAAAATGCTATAAATAATGCAAATAAAATTTCTTCATACCTTGATGGTAAAAAATACAAGGATCTCTCTCCAACACAAAAGATCGAGCTTCTAAATTTGCTAAAACAAAGTCTAAATGACTATCCAAGAATCTTTAGCGGTGATACTAAATTTGAGTATATAACACTAGATACTTCGTATAAAGGCTTCACCCCAGTTAAAGCGCTTTACTATGATTTAAATGCTGATTTTTTCAAAAATACAGTTTTAACTGAAATGGAAAATATACTAAAAAATGAAAGCGATCCAGATAAGCTAATAAAAGCATTTTATATGTATGATTCGCTCTTTGACAAAGACTATACAAATGTGGATTTATTTAAAATTTGGATTAGCACAAACTGGGATAAATTTGAAAAATATGGCGTTGCAAAAGATGAATTTTTATCTCATATTGAGGCTATCTTAAAGGCAGAAAATTTAAATATAACCGCAGATACAGTTGCTCAAAGTATAGCAAATACGAGACTATCACCTGTTCAAAGAGCACAAAGACTCTACTACATACTTGAGTTCATATCATTCAAAGACGATAAATCTTTTTATGATATTAAAAAAGATGTTGAAAATTTATACACAGTAGTCCAAGAAAAAGAAGCATTTAAGCCATTTAATAAAATTTATACAAAAGAAAATTTAAGAGATTTCTTATCAAAGCTTAGCTCAAATATAGATCAAACAGCTGGAATAGAATCTTGGCTAATGGAGACAAATTCTTCTTTAAAAGATATTAGCTCAAATGATAAGAAAGAGTTAAGTATTGCTGTAATAGAGCTTTATTTGCAAAATTATGCTGATAAATGGAGTCAAATTTTAAGAGAAATAGAGCCAAATGAATTTAGCACAAAAAAAGAGGTCATAGAAGAGCTCGACATCTTATCAAAGAGAGAAAATCCTTTAAATTCTTTAATAAAATTAACTAATCAAAATACAAATTTAAATGATGAGAATTTACTAAAATATATCTATTCTCTAGGATTTGCTTCAAGTGAGATAAAGCGTGTTTTCAGTGATTTTAGTGCTAAATTTACTAACTATCATACGTTAAATTCTAATGACTTGCTAGATATTATAAGCAACGATGTAACAAGCGTTTATAAAAAAGTTAGTGACTATAACTTCGAAATGCTTCAAAGTAACGATGATAAAATAGTTTATGCAATAAATGGTATAAAAAACGAAAACGACCCATTCGTTGTCTTAAATAATGATGCTAAGAAGCTTCCAGATGAGTTAAATGAATATTATCAAAAGTTATCGACACTTGCATGGAAACAAGTAGAAAATGGCGCTTCAGTACTTTTATCAACAGCATATAGAGATGATGTTTTTGATGATTTTGAAAGTCTTATCAAGCCATTTTATCCATTTAATGAACAATCTCCAAAGGCTGTCAGCATAGAAGAATTTAAAAGATTCTTTGGCAAAAACGGAACTTGGAATAGCTTTTACGATAGATATCTAAAACAAATCTTAAGTAAAACCGCTGATGGCTATAAAATAAGACCAAAATATGCAAAAGAGCTAAGATTTAGCAGGGATTTTCTTAAAAATATTGCCTATATAGACAGAATTTCAAATTTAATGCTTGATTCAAATGATGAGCTAAAATTAAATTATAATTTAAAAGCTGTTGACTTATCGGCAAATTTCAGTCATATAAATATTAGTTATTCTAATAACTCTTTGACTTATGATCATACAATTGCCTCAAATTTGATAGTTTCAAGCAAAAATTTTGATATATCAACACAGTTTAAATTCAATGCAGTTTCAAGTACTGGAAGCGAGAGAAAAGAGCTAAGCTTTGATGGAGAGTGGGGCTGGTATAAGATATTAAAAGCTTCAAATTTTAGTAGTGTTGGCGTTAGTACGCTTAATTTTGATGGTAGAAGAGATTCGTATTTTGGCTTTGAAGTAACACCAAATGGAGGAGAGCTTTTAGAGCTTATGGATATCATACCAACGATAAATTTACCAAAGAAGATGCTTTATTAAGGATAAAATATGCAACAAATAGCAGCAGTTATACAAAATTACGATAAAGCGTCAAGCTTTTCAGCTCAATTTATTATTTTTGATGAAAATGGCGGTGATATAGGCTCATTAGACACTACAAAATTTTCTTGTAATGATATGAGCGATTCAATCGCACCAAAACACGCTCATGTTGGATTTGAAGAGGGGGTTTTCACAATCTGTGGCTATAAAGATTGTGAAATTTTTTATAGTGATTCATATTCAAAGCTTCCAGATGACTATGAGAGTGTCATAAATTTGGGCGATGTCTTTAGAATAGGGGAGTTAAAATTTATATTTATAGACCCTTCTAGGATTGATGAATATATAGGGAAAGCTCATAAGATAATAGAAAATACGAAAAATTTTGACAAGCTTGATGATAAACGTTTTGAGCCAGTTGGTAAAATTTCAAATGTTGATTTTAAAGAAGAACCAAAGATAAACTCATTAATAAATGAGAAAAAAGATATCACTTTAAATGAAAATGCGCACGATGCAGTTTTAAATTTAAATGAAATGGCTCAAAATTTTGACGAAGAAGAAAATGCAAATAATCAAAATATGCTTACTGCAAAAAGCATGGATGAGCTTTTGACAAAGATAGTTGAGAGTATAAAATTGCAACCAAATATGAGCCCTATAAGTGAGCAGACTAGGACTTTAAATACAAAAGATATGGAAACAATCATGAAAACTCTTCCTCTTAGTGATTCGACAGAACTAATAAATACTGTTTTGGTTAAGCTTATATGCAAAGAGCTATATAGCCAAATGTATGATATAGTCGAGAATAACTCATTTTTTAAATATCTTTCAGGAGCCGTACTAAAAAGTACTAAGGAAGACAAGGAAGCGTTTAATTATCTATTGCATAAAGCTCTTCAAAGCTATATGTTAAAAAAGTAATGTTTTTAATAAAACAGAAAGTAAATAAAAGATAGAATAATCCAAACTTTTTAATAGGAGTAAATATGTCACAACCAGTGTATATTAAAGTGAAAGGTTCTACACAAGGACTTATTTCAAGCGGTGCTTCAACAGAAGCTAGTATAGGTAATCGCTATCAGTCAGGTCACGAAGATGAGATCATGGCTCAAGAGGTTTCTCATATAGTAACAGTTCCAACTGATCCACAAAGTGGCCAACCATCAGGTCAAAGAGTCCATAAGCCATTTAGTTTTACTACATCACTAAATAAAGCTGTTCCACTTCTTTACAATGCTTTAACACAAGGTGAAAGACTTCCAGAGGTTGAGATCTATTGGTATAGAACATCAACTAGTGGTGGTGCAGAGCATTTCTTCACCACAAAACTAGAAGATGCAACTATAACAGATATTACTCTAGTAAGTCCAAATGCTCAAGACAAGCTAAACAGCGACAAAACAGAGCTTTTCAAAGTTTCAATGAACTATAGAAAGATAGTTTGGGAACACGTAGCTGCAGGCACAAGCGGAAGCGACGACTGGAGAGAAGCTACTAAAAAAGCTTAAAACTAACCTAGGGTTTACCCCTAGGGTTAATAAAATCATCTTCTAGCTAGAAGGACACAGATGAGCCCTTTTTATCTTTATCTTTTAAATTAACATGATATGTGAAATGCGATATGAAATACCTAGTTATAATCATATTTCTCATAACATCTTTATATTCACACGAAGTAAATTGTTTAGATATTTTTGCTGTGATCTTTGATAAAAATACGACCGATGAGAATACTGCTAAATGCGTAGAATACTATATAGATGAGCTTGGGTGCGATGCAAATATGACTATAAGAATTCCTGATCTTTCAATAAGACCAAATCTATTAGAATATGCTTATGATGCAAATAAAACAAAAACTTTTGATACTCTTTTGGCAAAAGGCACATACGCCAATACTAGCTTGGCAACATCCATAGGAATGAGCTTTGCATTTTTCTTTAGAGAAAATGGTGTCGGTATAGACAATAAAAAGGCAAGCCCTGAACTACTAGAATTTATAAAAACTCAGAAATATAAAGAATTTAAAGAAGAGAAATTTAAATTAATCAAAAAACTATTAGATTATGGACAGGATCCGAAAGACTATGTTCTCTTGCAGAAAGTACTAACACTTGTA carries:
- the tssM gene encoding type VI secretion system membrane subunit TssM; translation: MAFIDYLRRFFVFFRFKHSTILVASIALSILFWLYAPLIAFNDVYSFASISSRVTILIAFWAVILFFVLIKPLMHYLASQKDEKNNKLKEIKKESMDSFGKAKRNFMLSLKDAKTTWKKDINFKKLPLIMIMGNEGAGKSAFINYSNIEFPLSDSLDTYKKIHKSTTNFNLYISKFGALLDTEGIHFAQESLYQPTATEELPEDDVDKNRDYLLKKSIWSEFLHFLKRNDFNARLSGAVLIIDTKKFLEGTQEYFDELIRYMIKRVNDCEKHLNIKFPIYIVFSKLDLIDGMGDYFRLFNEDVANKALGINLDPNFSKQSLETELKNLSESLFKHLMSKNSISHLLEDKKRSYLFLKQLDNFFALVKDFVTKLSSQNALKNSSTINGIYFVSAYQENIPINYLTNTICDRYNIKKPLLRAVNNYSKRSYFVKSFLKEIAFKANLNKFGAQNRFTKFVNFVLVAILCAGVYLGSSFILDTKNIKEQNAINNANKISSYLDGKKYKDLSPTQKIELLNLLKQSLNDYPRIFSGDTKFEYITLDTSYKGFTPVKALYYDLNADFFKNTVLTEMENILKNESDPDKLIKAFYMYDSLFDKDYTNVDLFKIWISTNWDKFEKYGVAKDEFLSHIEAILKAENLNITADTVAQSIANTRLSPVQRAQRLYYILEFISFKDDKSFYDIKKDVENLYTVVQEKEAFKPFNKIYTKENLRDFLSKLSSNIDQTAGIESWLMETNSSLKDISSNDKKELSIAVIELYLQNYADKWSQILREIEPNEFSTKKEVIEELDILSKRENPLNSLIKLTNQNTNLNDENLLKYIYSLGFASSEIKRVFSDFSAKFTNYHTLNSNDLLDIISNDVTSVYKKVSDYNFEMLQSNDDKIVYAINGIKNENDPFVVLNNDAKKLPDELNEYYQKLSTLAWKQVENGASVLLSTAYRDDVFDDFESLIKPFYPFNEQSPKAVSIEEFKRFFGKNGTWNSFYDRYLKQILSKTADGYKIRPKYAKELRFSRDFLKNIAYIDRISNLMLDSNDELKLNYNLKAVDLSANFSHINISYSNNSLTYDHTIASNLIVSSKNFDISTQFKFNAVSSTGSERKELSFDGEWGWYKILKASNFSSVGVSTLNFDGRRDSYFGFEVTPNGGELLELMDIIPTINLPKKMLY
- a CDS encoding Hcp family type VI secretion system effector encodes the protein MSQPVYIKVKGSTQGLISSGASTEASIGNRYQSGHEDEIMAQEVSHIVTVPTDPQSGQPSGQRVHKPFSFTTSLNKAVPLLYNALTQGERLPEVEIYWYRTSTSGGAEHFFTTKLEDATITDITLVSPNAQDKLNSDKTELFKVSMNYRKIVWEHVAAGTSGSDDWREATKKA